One genomic segment of Drosophila melanogaster chromosome 3R includes these proteins:
- the gpp gene encoding grappa, isoform F, which translates to MATPQVKDLVLRSPAGSSDVISFAWPLQIGHGQDKHDNGIDIIDTIKFVCDELPSMSSAFEETNLHQIDTACYKTMTGLVDRFNKAVDSIVALEKGTSLPAERLNKFAHPSLLRHILQLVYNAAVLDPDKLNQYEPFSPEVYGETSYELVQQMLKHVTVSKEDTFIDLGSGVGQVVLQMAGSFPLKTCIGIEKADTPARYAERMDVIFRQYMGWFGKRFCEYKLIKGDFLVDEHRENITSSTLVFVNNFAFGPTVDHQLKERFADLRDGARVVSSKSFCPLNFRITDRNLSDIGTIMHVSEIPPLKGSVSWTCKPVSYYLHVIDRTILERYFQRLKTKGGNDHESVGTVRTTRDRAKREANVGQHHHNNHHSNNHANSNNHQRDREQSNGATATAAHQQRHQSQSPANVSGAGIVLAASGQQAASKTRQQLQHQHNQQQRSLDMESSTESDGDATNGNGGNTTTATNTTSASNGPMTRKVWSDWCSSKGKSSQSDDEENNNSNSNGGSNGGSIGGGSVGRQARATTQKKRKKLTRKAAIASKSAAAAQREAEAAAAAAVSVPSKESSSKEDPPRAASAGPGRKGRMKKGARGRKSLKIVGLEALHKQTVLSTSLDTMTKKLPAAPGTVDQQLTALLTENMSHAELDIPTAPQDTPYALQILLDVFRSQYTSMIEHMKSSAYVPQVQKQIAQEQERMARLKNRASQLDKQIKVLIDDSVALLKVRMNELGIHVNSPNDLIAQAKEIVGRHKDLQHTASRMRNEVTFYEGEQKLLLNKQLKNLPEYQKLCGTVNGKVKLEVPPELSETTAQELVLKEIANTLSQRKKLYAQVSTIEQETSVLQKTAEERSTAATLLAQGTNMIVSTGSSSSSSTTVCASAVTAQSNKLNSVKNSRRNREHRARSQEWPEVPEVGKIQESNPEVLAQKIVETCRQIEAGKFQGAGAPSSQVNGKNKAIIEVPPPPATAPVSIKSSPGHHYKDTTLMPAPKQQQQQQMTLSQLPKCELPGLSTSRKQESPKVANFEDRLKSIITTALNEDQEQRSKAVESSPSPSPLHSPAPKRSKQHPAGAINPAQSLPNNLHNIITVSTQGLMHLNANTTISPITPPLPGPGAGATASTAPPPPANLPYGAYGGAVAKTTISGKYQAAKEPKYSPVRQAPLPPPPSHMASLYPAGQQTTPADLGYQRRRSSVSATSYEHYMVQQQQQLQQQQLMLAAAAHAAQRQQMRVEEQQQQQQHQHHHHHHHHHPQHRLPQHVQHQHPHQHHPNEFKAPPADSHLQRSSSREQLIVEPPQTQPLELLPRASSANSDYSGYRIRPPSRPSSNSSQPDYTQVSPAKMALRRHLSQEKLSQHVTPQATPPLPGHGGAPTSGKTIGDLVNGEIERTLEISHQSIINAAVNMSTSGASFMERAFLNERSNDRLLINLNAQRPERVHVRPLSEESQDPQPTSYAQERGPGLGAGGAAAGGNSNLATLAHVAYAQKAQGGARANAGTAPPATHSSSARSGRDYQPVALPRAELKGSIEAYFHEEQQQKQSKGAGSAGSSSLRGPRLNGANPPLEGLAASLQDHVRARKYKEETEERQRRAAAAASSSAGPPAGMELPTHYAHQAPPAHSYHHHGASINGTPHKVELGIKRSSPLAPHQQPPRPSKLAHYEPPTTQQQHAHAHLYANGQVLPPPPAHDATTPSPTPSSSSSSCGRRSNSNNGKLLVDPPLLMSPEINSLLGDERPLQLSHHQQQQQQMLHHHQSQQQQHLQLTQQQLRVAHLGHGLSHGHSTMPTLGGQRNGNGNAADDGKLYVDQAKNSTRVSVPKYAPQQAPPPAHVAFPLEPHILHQHKYQRLATQTVAEDLTMKRKEQESDSELEPEVVAAFVEDGGSHSGSSSSSSSSHSGSDSSSDVP; encoded by the exons ATGGCCACACCCCAAGTCAAGGACTTGGTGTTGCGCTCGCCCGCTGGCTCCTCCGATGTCATTTCCTTCGCCTGGCCCCTGCAGATCGGACACGGACAGGATAAGCACGACAATGGCATCGACATCATCGACACCATTAAGTTCGTCTGCGATGAACTGCCATCGATGTCATCGGCCTTCGAGGAAACCAATCTCCACCAAATTGACACTGCCTGCTATAAGACTATGACCGGTCTGGTCGATCGCTTCAACAAGGCCGTCGACAGTATCGTTGCATTG GAAAAAGGAACTTCACTGCCCGCCGAGCGCCTGAACAAGTTCGCTCACCCTAGCCTTCTAAGACACATATTGCAATTAGTTTACAATGCCGCCGTACTCGATCCGGATAAACTCAACCAGTACGAGCCCTTCTCGCCAGAGGTTTACGGCGAGACGAGCTATGAGCTGGTGCAGCAGATGCTTAAGCACGTCACTGTCAGCAAGGAGGACACGTTTATCGATCTCGGCTCGGGGGTGGGCCAGGTGGTTCTGCAGATGGCCGGATCGTTTCCCCTGAAAACCTGCATCGGCATCGAGAAGGCCGACACGCCGGCGCGATATGCGGAACGCATGGATGTTATCTTCCGCCAGTATATGGGATGGTTTGGAAAACGCTTTTGCGAATACAAGCTGATAAAGGGTGACTTCCTGGTCGATGAGCATCGTGAAAACATCACCTCATCGACGCTGGTTTTTGTAAATAACTTCGCCTTTGGGCCAACTGTGGACCATCAGCTCAAGGAACGGTTCGCAGATCTTCGCGACGGAGCACGGGTCGTGTCCTCCAAGTCGTTTTGCCCGCTGAACTTTCGGATCACAGACAG AAACCTCAGTGACATTGGCACCATTATGCACGTCAGCGAAATTCCGCCCCTCAAGGGGTCCGTTTCCTGGACCTGCAAGCCCGTTTCGTATTATCTGCATGTGATCGATCGCACCATATTGGAGCGATACTTTCAGCGCCTGAAAACTAAGGGCGGCAACGATCACGAGAGCGTGG gaacTGTTCGCACCACACGTGATCGCGCCAAGCGAGAGGCAAACGTTGGCCAACATCATCACAACAATCATCATAGCAACAACCacgccaacagcaacaaccatCAGAGGGATCGGGAGCAGTCGAACGGAGCTACCGCAACTGCAGCTCATCAGCAACGGCATCAGTCCCAGTCGCCAGCTAATGTAAGCGGTGCGGGAATAGTACTTGCAGCTAGCGGGCAACAAGCAGCTTCCAAAACACGCCAGCAACTGCAGCATCAGCATAACCAGCAGCAACGCAGCTTGGACATGGAAAGCAGCACGGAAAGCGATGGCGACGCAACGAATGGCAATGGTGGCAATACCACCACTGCCACCAATACCACCTCCGCCTCCAATGGCCCGATGACTAGGAAAGTTTGGTCCGACTGGTGCAGTTCCAAAGGCAAGAGTTCGCAGTCTGACGACGAGGAGAACAACAACTCGAACAGCAATGGCGGCAGTAATGGTGGTAGCATTGGAGGAGGATCAGTTGGCCGACAGGCTCGGGCTACAACCCAGAAGAAGCGCAAAAAGTTGACTAGGAAGGCTGCGATAGCCAGCAAatctgctgccgctgcccaAAGGGAAGCGgaggcggcagcggcggcggcggtatCCGTACCAAGCAAGGAGTCCAGTTCCAAAGAGGATCCACCAAGGGCTGCTAGCGCCGGACCTGGTCGCAAAGGACGCATGAAGAAGGGTGCGCGCGGCAGGAAGTCTTTAAAGATTGTTGGACTAGAAGCTCTGCACAAGCAAACAGTGTTGAGTACCTCCTTGGATACCATGACCAAGAAGTTGCCTGCAGCTCCTGGAACCGTGGATCAACAGCTTACTGCTTTGCTCACGGAAAACATGTCGCATGCAGAGTTGGATATTCCAACGGCGCCACAAGACACGCCTTATGCCTTGCAGATCCTTCTAGACGTGTTCCGTTCGCAGTACACATCGATGATCGAGCACATGAAGTCAAGTGCCTATGTGCCTCAAGTTCAGAAGCAGATTGCCCAAGAGCAGGAGCGGATGGCCAGGCTGAAAAACAGAGCCAGCCAGTTGGATAAGCAGATAAAAGTGCTGATCGATGACAGTGTGGCTTTACTTAAAGTGCGAATGAACGAGCTGGGCATCCATGTAAACTCACCAAACGATTTGATCGCCCAGGCAAAGGAGATTGTGGGTAGACATAAGGATCTACAGCACACTGCAAGTCGAATGCGAAACGAAGTAACCTTCTATGAGGGCGAACAGAAGCTGCTCCTTAACAAACAACTAAAAAATCTACCCGAGTATCAAAAACTCTGTGGTACTGTTAATGGAAAGGTCAAGCTGGAGGTGCCCCCGGAACTTTCCGAGACCACGGCCCAGGAGCTGGTGCTAAAGGAGATCGCCAACACGCTAAGTCAACGAAAGAAACTTTACGCCCAGGTGTCCACCATTGAACAGGAGACTTCGGTTTTGCAGAAGACAGCAGAGGAAAGGTCCACGGCAGCGACGCTCTTGGCACAAGGAACAAATATGATTGTGTCGACCGGATCATCTTCCTCCTCCTCTACCACTGTTTGTGCAAGTGCAGTTACGGCGCAGAGCAACAAGTTGAACTCCGTGAAGAACTCTCGTCGCAATCGCGAGCACCGAGCGCGTTCCCAGGAGTGGCCAGAGGTTCCCGAAGTGGGTAAAATCCAGGAAAGCAATCCCGAAGTGCTGGCACAGAAAATAGTCGAGACCTGCCGCCAAATCGAAGCTGGCAAGTTCCAAGGAGCAGGTGCGCCCTCATCGCAAGTGAATGGCAAGAATAAAGCAATTATAGAGGTCCCACCACCTCCGGCCACTGCTCCAGTGAGCATTAAATCCTCGCCTGGGCACCACTATAAAGACACAACACTGATGCCAGCacccaaacaacaacagcaacaacagatgACGCTTTCCCAGCTTCCGAAGTGTGAGCTGCCCGGACTATCGACTAGTCGCAAACAGGAATCTCCCAAGGTTGCCAACTTTGAGGATCGGTTAAAGAGTATCATCACCACGGCCTTAAACGAAGATCAGGAGCAGCGCAGCAAGGCAGTGGAGTCGTCACCCTCTCCCTCACCTCTTCACAGTCCAGCACCCAAGCGATCAAAGCAGCATCCGGCTGGAGCGATAAACCCTGCCCAGTCGCTGCCCAACAATCTGCACAACATCATCACCGTCTCCACGCAGGGTTTGATGCACCTTAATGCCAATACAACAATATCCCCAATAACACCACCACTGCCGGGTCCAGGTGCAGGAGCAACCGCATCCACTGCGCCGCCTCCCCCAGCGAATCTTCCTTATGGGGCTTACGGCGGGGCAGTGGCAAAGACAACGATATCGGGGAAGTACCAGGCAGCTAAGGAACCGAAGTATTCGCCAGTTAGACAGGCACCATTACCTCCTCCCCCCTCCCACATGGCATCTTTGTATCCAGCTGGACAGCAGACTACTCCGGCGGACCTAGGTTACCAGCGGCGACGCAGCTCTGTTAGTGCCACTAGCTACGAACACTATATggtacagcagcagcagcaactccagcaacaacaactcatGCTAGCAGCCGCTGCTCATGCGGCCCAGCGTCAACAGATGCGCGTAGaagaacaacagcagcagcagcagcaccaacaccaccaccaccaccaccaccaccatcccCAACACCGTCTGCCGCAGCATgtgcagcatcagcatccgCATCAGCATCATCCCAATGAGTTCAAGGCACCGCCGGCTGATAGTCATCTCCAGCGATCGAGCAGTCGTGAGCAATTAATAGTGGAGCCCCCGCAGACGCAACCGCTGGAGCTGCTGCCTCGAGCAAGTTCCGCCAATTCGGATTACAGCGGATATCGCATCCGTCCGCCAAGCAGGCCAAGCTCCAACTCCTCGCAACCAGATTACACGCAAGTTTCACCCGCAAAGATGGCTCTGCGGCGGCATCTGTCGCAGGAGAAGCTGAGCCAACATGTCACGCCCCAGGCCACACCGCCGCTTCCTGGTCACGGAGGAGCACCCACATCAGGGAAGACCATTGGCGATTTGGTTAACGGGGAAATCGAGCGAACGCTTGAGATTTCGCATCAGAGCATCATTAATGCGGCTGTGAATATGAGCACTAGTGGCGCTAGCTTCATGGAGCGGGCCTTCCTTAATGAGCGCTCCAACGATCGTTTGCTGATCAACTTGAATGCCCAACGACCAGAGAGAGTTCATGTTCGTCCGCTCTCCGAAGAATCGCAGGATCCACAGCCCACCAGTTATGCTCAGGAGAGAGGACCTGGTCTAGGTGCTggtggagcagcagctggaggTAACAGCAATCTGGCCACTTTGGCACATGTAGCCTACGCCCAAAAGGCACAGGGCGGCGCTCGAGCCAACGCAGGAACGGCACCACCCGCAACCCACTCCTCCTCTGCTCGTTCTGGACGTGACTATCAGCCTGTGGCTTTGCCCCGTGCTGAGCTTAAGGGCAGCATTGAGGCCTATTTCcacgaggagcagcagcagaagcagtcGAAGGGCGCAGGATCAGCAGGATCGTCCTCTTTGCGGGGACCGCGTCTTAATGGTGCCAATCCTCCATTGGAAG GTCTAGCAGCATCGCTGCAGGATCATGTCCGTGCCAGAAAGTACAAGGAGGAGACCGAGGAGCGTCAACGACGTGCAGCAGCCGCTGCCTCGTCTTCGGCGGGACCGCCTGCTGGCATGGAACTGCCAACGCACTATGCTCATCAGGCGCCTCCAGCCCACAGCTACCACCACCATGGTGCAAGCATCAATGGAACACCGCACAAAGTAGAAC TGGGAATAAAACGCAGCTCACCGCTGGCGCCGCATCAGCAACCGCCACGTCCCTCGAAATTGGCACACTACGAGCCGCCAAcgacgcagcagcagcatgccCATGCCCACCTGTACGCCAACGGACAAGTGCTACCTCCGCCTCCAGCTCATGATGCGACCACGCCCTCCCCGACGCCCTCGTCATCTTCATCGTCCTGCGGACGtcgaagcaacagcaacaatggaAAGTTGCTCGTGGATCCACCTTTGCTAATGAGTCCCGAGATCAATTCACTGTTGGGCGACGAAAGGCCTTTGCAGCTGTCgcaccaccaacagcagcagcagcaaatgctgCATCACCATCAatcgcagcaacagcagcatctgcAGCTGACCCAACAGCAACTGCGTGTAGCTCATCTTGGACATGGTCTTAGTCACGGTCACAGCACCATGCCCACTTTGGGCGGACAacgcaatggcaatggcaatgccGCCGACGATGGTAAGCTATACGTAGACCAAGCAAAAAACTCGACCAGGGTATCTGTACCCAAATATGCACCACAACAAGCACCACCACCTGCACACGTAGCATTCCCGCTAGAGCCACATATTCTTCACCAGCACAAATACCAACGACTAGCCACCCAAACGGTGGCAGAAGATCTTACCATGAAGCGAAAAGAGCAGGAATCGGATTCAGAACTCGAGCCGGAAGTGGTTGCTGCGTTTGTCGAAGATGGAGGTTCCCATAGCGGATCCTCATCGTCGAGTTCCAGCTCGCACTCAGGATCTGATTCCAGTTCTGACGTGCCATGA
- the gpp gene encoding grappa, isoform E: MATPQVKDLVLRSPAGSSDVISFAWPLQIGHGQDKHDNGIDIIDTIKFVCDELPSMSSAFEETNLHQIDTACYKTMTGLVDRFNKAVDSIVALEKGTSLPAERLNKFAHPSLLRHILQLVYNAAVLDPDKLNQYEPFSPEVYGETSYELVQQMLKHVTVSKEDTFIDLGSGVGQVVLQMAGSFPLKTCIGIEKADTPARYAERMDVIFRQYMGWFGKRFCEYKLIKGDFLVDEHRENITSSTLVFVNNFAFGPTVDHQLKERFADLRDGARVVSSKSFCPLNFRITDRNLSDIGTIMHVSEIPPLKGSVSWTCKPVSYYLHVIDRTILERYFQRLKTKGGNDHESVGTVRTTRDRAKREANVGQHHHNNHHSNNHANSNNHQRDREQSNGATATAAHQQRHQSQSPANVSGAGIVLAASGQQAASKTRQQLQHQHNQQQRSLDMESSTESDGDATNGNGGNTTTATNTTSASNGPMTRKVWSDWCSSKGKSSQSDDEENNNSNSNGGSNGGSIGGGSVGRQARATTQKKRKKLTRKAAIASKSAAAAQREAEAAAAAAVSVPSKESSSKEDPPRAASAGPGRKGRMKKGARGRKSLKIVGLEALHKQTVLSTSLDTMTKKLPAAPGTVDQQLTALLTENMSHAELDIPTAPQDTPYALQILLDVFRSQYTSMIEHMKSSAYVPQVQKQIAQEQERMARLKNRASQLDKQIKVLIDDSVALLKVRMNELGIHVNSPNDLIAQAKEIVGRHKDLQHTASRMRNEVTFYEGEQKLLLNKQLKNLPEYQKLCGTVNGKVKLEVPPELSETTAQELVLKEIANTLSQRKKLYAQVSTIEQETSVLQKTAEERSTAATLLAQGTNMIVSTGSSSSSSTTVCASAVTAQSNKLNSVKNSRRNREHRARSQEWPEVPEVGKIQESNPEVLAQKIVETCRQIEAGKFQGAGAPSSQVNGKNKAIIEVPPPPATAPVSIKSSPGHHYKDTTLMPAPKQQQQQQMTLSQLPKCELPGLSTSRKQESPKVANFEDRLKSIITTALNEDQEQRSKAVESSPSPSPLHSPAPKRSKQHPAGAINPAQSLPNNLHNIITVSTQGLMHLNANTTISPITPPLPGPGAGATASTAPPPPANLPYGAYGGAVAKTTISGKYQAAKEPKYSPVRQAPLPPPPSHMASLYPAGQQTTPADLGYQRRRSSVSATSYEHYMVQQQQQLQQQQLMLAAAAHAAQRQQMRVEEQQQQQQHQHHHHHHHHHPQHRLPQHVQHQHPHQHHPNEFKAPPADSHLQRSSSREQLIVEPPQTQPLELLPRASSANSDYSGYRIRPPSRPSSNSSQPDYTQVSPAKMALRRHLSQEKLSQHVTPQATPPLPGHGGAPTSGKTIGDLVNGEIERTLEISHQSIINAAVNMSTSGASFMERAFLNERSNDRLLINLNAQRPERVHVRPLSEESQDPQPTSYAQERGPGLGAGGAAAGGNSNLATLAHVAYAQKAQGGARANAGTAPPATHSSSARSGRDYQPVALPRAELKGSIEAYFHEEQQQKQSKGAGSAGSSSLRGPRLNGANPPLEGLAASLQDHVRARKYKEETEERQRRAAAAASSSAGPPAGMELPTHYAHQAPPAHSYHHHGASINGTPHKVELGIKRSSPLAPHQQPPRPSKLAHYEPPTTQQQHAHAHLYANGQVLPPPPAHDATTPSPTPSSSSSSCGRRSNSNNGKLLVDPPLLMSPEINSLLGDERPLQLSHHQQQQQQMLHHHQSQQQQHLQLTQQQLRVAHLGHGLSHGHSTMPTLGGQRNGNGNAADDVNDLATQRTITNYDPRRRLRTTLSGPTKLSAAHSNQNLNGYVMADSSSSCPTIPQ; the protein is encoded by the exons ATGGCCACACCCCAAGTCAAGGACTTGGTGTTGCGCTCGCCCGCTGGCTCCTCCGATGTCATTTCCTTCGCCTGGCCCCTGCAGATCGGACACGGACAGGATAAGCACGACAATGGCATCGACATCATCGACACCATTAAGTTCGTCTGCGATGAACTGCCATCGATGTCATCGGCCTTCGAGGAAACCAATCTCCACCAAATTGACACTGCCTGCTATAAGACTATGACCGGTCTGGTCGATCGCTTCAACAAGGCCGTCGACAGTATCGTTGCATTG GAAAAAGGAACTTCACTGCCCGCCGAGCGCCTGAACAAGTTCGCTCACCCTAGCCTTCTAAGACACATATTGCAATTAGTTTACAATGCCGCCGTACTCGATCCGGATAAACTCAACCAGTACGAGCCCTTCTCGCCAGAGGTTTACGGCGAGACGAGCTATGAGCTGGTGCAGCAGATGCTTAAGCACGTCACTGTCAGCAAGGAGGACACGTTTATCGATCTCGGCTCGGGGGTGGGCCAGGTGGTTCTGCAGATGGCCGGATCGTTTCCCCTGAAAACCTGCATCGGCATCGAGAAGGCCGACACGCCGGCGCGATATGCGGAACGCATGGATGTTATCTTCCGCCAGTATATGGGATGGTTTGGAAAACGCTTTTGCGAATACAAGCTGATAAAGGGTGACTTCCTGGTCGATGAGCATCGTGAAAACATCACCTCATCGACGCTGGTTTTTGTAAATAACTTCGCCTTTGGGCCAACTGTGGACCATCAGCTCAAGGAACGGTTCGCAGATCTTCGCGACGGAGCACGGGTCGTGTCCTCCAAGTCGTTTTGCCCGCTGAACTTTCGGATCACAGACAG AAACCTCAGTGACATTGGCACCATTATGCACGTCAGCGAAATTCCGCCCCTCAAGGGGTCCGTTTCCTGGACCTGCAAGCCCGTTTCGTATTATCTGCATGTGATCGATCGCACCATATTGGAGCGATACTTTCAGCGCCTGAAAACTAAGGGCGGCAACGATCACGAGAGCGTGG gaacTGTTCGCACCACACGTGATCGCGCCAAGCGAGAGGCAAACGTTGGCCAACATCATCACAACAATCATCATAGCAACAACCacgccaacagcaacaaccatCAGAGGGATCGGGAGCAGTCGAACGGAGCTACCGCAACTGCAGCTCATCAGCAACGGCATCAGTCCCAGTCGCCAGCTAATGTAAGCGGTGCGGGAATAGTACTTGCAGCTAGCGGGCAACAAGCAGCTTCCAAAACACGCCAGCAACTGCAGCATCAGCATAACCAGCAGCAACGCAGCTTGGACATGGAAAGCAGCACGGAAAGCGATGGCGACGCAACGAATGGCAATGGTGGCAATACCACCACTGCCACCAATACCACCTCCGCCTCCAATGGCCCGATGACTAGGAAAGTTTGGTCCGACTGGTGCAGTTCCAAAGGCAAGAGTTCGCAGTCTGACGACGAGGAGAACAACAACTCGAACAGCAATGGCGGCAGTAATGGTGGTAGCATTGGAGGAGGATCAGTTGGCCGACAGGCTCGGGCTACAACCCAGAAGAAGCGCAAAAAGTTGACTAGGAAGGCTGCGATAGCCAGCAAatctgctgccgctgcccaAAGGGAAGCGgaggcggcagcggcggcggcggtatCCGTACCAAGCAAGGAGTCCAGTTCCAAAGAGGATCCACCAAGGGCTGCTAGCGCCGGACCTGGTCGCAAAGGACGCATGAAGAAGGGTGCGCGCGGCAGGAAGTCTTTAAAGATTGTTGGACTAGAAGCTCTGCACAAGCAAACAGTGTTGAGTACCTCCTTGGATACCATGACCAAGAAGTTGCCTGCAGCTCCTGGAACCGTGGATCAACAGCTTACTGCTTTGCTCACGGAAAACATGTCGCATGCAGAGTTGGATATTCCAACGGCGCCACAAGACACGCCTTATGCCTTGCAGATCCTTCTAGACGTGTTCCGTTCGCAGTACACATCGATGATCGAGCACATGAAGTCAAGTGCCTATGTGCCTCAAGTTCAGAAGCAGATTGCCCAAGAGCAGGAGCGGATGGCCAGGCTGAAAAACAGAGCCAGCCAGTTGGATAAGCAGATAAAAGTGCTGATCGATGACAGTGTGGCTTTACTTAAAGTGCGAATGAACGAGCTGGGCATCCATGTAAACTCACCAAACGATTTGATCGCCCAGGCAAAGGAGATTGTGGGTAGACATAAGGATCTACAGCACACTGCAAGTCGAATGCGAAACGAAGTAACCTTCTATGAGGGCGAACAGAAGCTGCTCCTTAACAAACAACTAAAAAATCTACCCGAGTATCAAAAACTCTGTGGTACTGTTAATGGAAAGGTCAAGCTGGAGGTGCCCCCGGAACTTTCCGAGACCACGGCCCAGGAGCTGGTGCTAAAGGAGATCGCCAACACGCTAAGTCAACGAAAGAAACTTTACGCCCAGGTGTCCACCATTGAACAGGAGACTTCGGTTTTGCAGAAGACAGCAGAGGAAAGGTCCACGGCAGCGACGCTCTTGGCACAAGGAACAAATATGATTGTGTCGACCGGATCATCTTCCTCCTCCTCTACCACTGTTTGTGCAAGTGCAGTTACGGCGCAGAGCAACAAGTTGAACTCCGTGAAGAACTCTCGTCGCAATCGCGAGCACCGAGCGCGTTCCCAGGAGTGGCCAGAGGTTCCCGAAGTGGGTAAAATCCAGGAAAGCAATCCCGAAGTGCTGGCACAGAAAATAGTCGAGACCTGCCGCCAAATCGAAGCTGGCAAGTTCCAAGGAGCAGGTGCGCCCTCATCGCAAGTGAATGGCAAGAATAAAGCAATTATAGAGGTCCCACCACCTCCGGCCACTGCTCCAGTGAGCATTAAATCCTCGCCTGGGCACCACTATAAAGACACAACACTGATGCCAGCacccaaacaacaacagcaacaacagatgACGCTTTCCCAGCTTCCGAAGTGTGAGCTGCCCGGACTATCGACTAGTCGCAAACAGGAATCTCCCAAGGTTGCCAACTTTGAGGATCGGTTAAAGAGTATCATCACCACGGCCTTAAACGAAGATCAGGAGCAGCGCAGCAAGGCAGTGGAGTCGTCACCCTCTCCCTCACCTCTTCACAGTCCAGCACCCAAGCGATCAAAGCAGCATCCGGCTGGAGCGATAAACCCTGCCCAGTCGCTGCCCAACAATCTGCACAACATCATCACCGTCTCCACGCAGGGTTTGATGCACCTTAATGCCAATACAACAATATCCCCAATAACACCACCACTGCCGGGTCCAGGTGCAGGAGCAACCGCATCCACTGCGCCGCCTCCCCCAGCGAATCTTCCTTATGGGGCTTACGGCGGGGCAGTGGCAAAGACAACGATATCGGGGAAGTACCAGGCAGCTAAGGAACCGAAGTATTCGCCAGTTAGACAGGCACCATTACCTCCTCCCCCCTCCCACATGGCATCTTTGTATCCAGCTGGACAGCAGACTACTCCGGCGGACCTAGGTTACCAGCGGCGACGCAGCTCTGTTAGTGCCACTAGCTACGAACACTATATggtacagcagcagcagcaactccagcaacaacaactcatGCTAGCAGCCGCTGCTCATGCGGCCCAGCGTCAACAGATGCGCGTAGaagaacaacagcagcagcagcagcaccaacaccaccaccaccaccaccaccaccatcccCAACACCGTCTGCCGCAGCATgtgcagcatcagcatccgCATCAGCATCATCCCAATGAGTTCAAGGCACCGCCGGCTGATAGTCATCTCCAGCGATCGAGCAGTCGTGAGCAATTAATAGTGGAGCCCCCGCAGACGCAACCGCTGGAGCTGCTGCCTCGAGCAAGTTCCGCCAATTCGGATTACAGCGGATATCGCATCCGTCCGCCAAGCAGGCCAAGCTCCAACTCCTCGCAACCAGATTACACGCAAGTTTCACCCGCAAAGATGGCTCTGCGGCGGCATCTGTCGCAGGAGAAGCTGAGCCAACATGTCACGCCCCAGGCCACACCGCCGCTTCCTGGTCACGGAGGAGCACCCACATCAGGGAAGACCATTGGCGATTTGGTTAACGGGGAAATCGAGCGAACGCTTGAGATTTCGCATCAGAGCATCATTAATGCGGCTGTGAATATGAGCACTAGTGGCGCTAGCTTCATGGAGCGGGCCTTCCTTAATGAGCGCTCCAACGATCGTTTGCTGATCAACTTGAATGCCCAACGACCAGAGAGAGTTCATGTTCGTCCGCTCTCCGAAGAATCGCAGGATCCACAGCCCACCAGTTATGCTCAGGAGAGAGGACCTGGTCTAGGTGCTggtggagcagcagctggaggTAACAGCAATCTGGCCACTTTGGCACATGTAGCCTACGCCCAAAAGGCACAGGGCGGCGCTCGAGCCAACGCAGGAACGGCACCACCCGCAACCCACTCCTCCTCTGCTCGTTCTGGACGTGACTATCAGCCTGTGGCTTTGCCCCGTGCTGAGCTTAAGGGCAGCATTGAGGCCTATTTCcacgaggagcagcagcagaagcagtcGAAGGGCGCAGGATCAGCAGGATCGTCCTCTTTGCGGGGACCGCGTCTTAATGGTGCCAATCCTCCATTGGAAG GTCTAGCAGCATCGCTGCAGGATCATGTCCGTGCCAGAAAGTACAAGGAGGAGACCGAGGAGCGTCAACGACGTGCAGCAGCCGCTGCCTCGTCTTCGGCGGGACCGCCTGCTGGCATGGAACTGCCAACGCACTATGCTCATCAGGCGCCTCCAGCCCACAGCTACCACCACCATGGTGCAAGCATCAATGGAACACCGCACAAAGTAGAAC TGGGAATAAAACGCAGCTCACCGCTGGCGCCGCATCAGCAACCGCCACGTCCCTCGAAATTGGCACACTACGAGCCGCCAAcgacgcagcagcagcatgccCATGCCCACCTGTACGCCAACGGACAAGTGCTACCTCCGCCTCCAGCTCATGATGCGACCACGCCCTCCCCGACGCCCTCGTCATCTTCATCGTCCTGCGGACGtcgaagcaacagcaacaatggaAAGTTGCTCGTGGATCCACCTTTGCTAATGAGTCCCGAGATCAATTCACTGTTGGGCGACGAAAGGCCTTTGCAGCTGTCgcaccaccaacagcagcagcagcaaatgctgCATCACCATCAatcgcagcaacagcagcatctgcAGCTGACCCAACAGCAACTGCGTGTAGCTCATCTTGGACATGGTCTTAGTCACGGTCACAGCACCATGCCCACTTTGGGCGGACAacgcaatggcaatggcaatgccGCCGACGATG TTAACGATTTGGCAACGCAACGTACTATAACTAATTACGATCCCAGACGTCGCCTTCGCACGACTTTGTCTGGCCCAACGAAACTATCAGCTGCCCATAGTAATCAAAATCTGAACGGATATGTTATGGCCgatagtagtagtagttgcCCCACAATACCCCAATAA